A genomic stretch from Oleomonas cavernae includes:
- a CDS encoding enoyl-CoA hydratase/isomerase family protein produces MNLRSMRLDVRDGLADLTFTEAARGNPIDGIFCAEIRDVSVELSERADVRAVLIKAEGKTFSVGGDIAAFTRDLDALPRTIKGWATDLHDAVARLQRIDAPIVAAVHGVCAGGMAAFVAGADIVVASPGARFVSAYTGIGFACDGGATVMLSRRMGYARARRYLLLGEVLNHEAALAAGLVDVVVEPDALIDHAGAIAARLAAGPTRSYGEIKRLFQSVDHEPIETQLALEAMAIARTAATQDARGALLAFRDKRPAVFSGR; encoded by the coding sequence ATGAATCTTAGGTCCATGCGCCTCGATGTGCGGGACGGCCTCGCCGACCTGACCTTCACCGAAGCGGCGCGCGGCAACCCGATCGACGGCATCTTCTGTGCCGAGATCCGGGACGTCTCGGTCGAACTGTCCGAGCGTGCCGATGTCCGCGCCGTGCTGATCAAGGCCGAGGGCAAGACCTTCAGCGTCGGCGGCGATATCGCGGCCTTCACCCGCGATCTCGACGCGCTGCCCCGGACGATCAAGGGCTGGGCCACCGACCTGCATGACGCGGTGGCCAGGCTGCAGCGGATCGATGCGCCGATCGTCGCCGCGGTGCATGGCGTCTGTGCCGGCGGCATGGCGGCCTTCGTCGCCGGCGCCGACATCGTGGTGGCCTCGCCCGGCGCACGCTTCGTCTCGGCCTATACCGGCATCGGCTTTGCCTGCGACGGCGGGGCCACGGTGATGCTGTCGCGCCGCATGGGCTATGCCCGGGCGCGCCGCTACCTGCTGCTGGGCGAGGTGCTGAACCACGAGGCTGCCTTGGCTGCCGGATTGGTCGACGTGGTGGTCGAGCCCGACGCCCTGATCGACCATGCCGGCGCGATCGCCGCGCGCCTGGCCGCCGGGCCGACGCGCAGCTACGGCGAGATCAAGCGCCTGTTCCAGAGCGTCGACCACGAGCCGATCGAGACCCAACTGGCGCTCGAAGCCATGGCCATTGCCCGCACCGCCGCGACCCAGGACGCCCGCGGCGCGCTGCTCGCCTTCCGCGACAAGCGCCCAGCCGTCTTTTCCGGTCGCTAG
- a CDS encoding SDR family oxidoreductase, which produces MTAGPFRADALAAKRILVTGGGSGLGAEIARGFAQHGATVYICGRRQGLLSETAARLSQETGGRVVALACDLRNPQSIDEMFAAIWAEGPLTGLVNNAAANFVAPTKSLSPRGYEAVRSTVMDGSFYVTLAAGKRWIADGVTGSVVSNLVTWVWTGSPFVVPAAMAKTAIHAMTMSLAVEWGPYGIRLNAVAPGPFPTEGAWEKLNPIPETSAGATQADQVPMRRFGKMHELQNLMIFLMSDGCEYLTGQTIAIDGAHHLAAPSTFAGLSDLTDEQWAAARERIKAASDRDKQQRTVG; this is translated from the coding sequence GTGACCGCCGGACCCTTCCGGGCGGATGCCCTGGCGGCCAAGCGGATTCTCGTCACCGGCGGCGGCAGCGGGCTGGGGGCGGAGATTGCCCGGGGTTTTGCCCAGCACGGGGCGACGGTCTATATCTGCGGCCGGCGCCAGGGCCTGTTGAGCGAGACGGCGGCGCGGCTGTCGCAGGAGACCGGTGGCCGGGTGGTGGCGCTCGCCTGCGATCTGCGCAACCCCCAGTCGATCGACGAGATGTTCGCGGCGATCTGGGCCGAGGGGCCGCTGACCGGCCTCGTCAACAATGCCGCCGCGAATTTCGTCGCCCCCACCAAGTCGCTGTCGCCGCGGGGCTATGAGGCTGTCCGCTCGACCGTGATGGACGGCAGCTTCTATGTCACCCTGGCGGCGGGCAAGCGCTGGATCGCCGATGGCGTGACCGGCTCCGTGGTCAGCAACCTGGTGACCTGGGTCTGGACCGGCTCGCCCTTCGTGGTGCCGGCGGCCATGGCCAAGACGGCGATCCATGCCATGACCATGTCCCTGGCGGTGGAATGGGGGCCTTACGGCATCCGGCTGAACGCCGTGGCGCCGGGGCCGTTCCCCACGGAAGGGGCGTGGGAGAAGCTGAACCCGATCCCCGAGACCTCGGCCGGCGCGACCCAGGCCGATCAGGTGCCGATGCGCCGTTTCGGCAAGATGCACGAGTTGCAGAACCTGATGATCTTCCTGATGTCGGACGGCTGCGAATACCTGACCGGCCAGACCATCGCCATCGACGGCGCGCATCACCTGGCGGCCCCCAGCACCTTCGCCGGCCTGTCCGACCTGACCGACGAGCAGTGGGCGGCGGCGCGGGAGAGGATCAAGGCGGCATCGGACCGCGACAAGCAGCAACGGACAGTGGGCTGA
- a CDS encoding sensor domain-containing protein, which translates to MAQVYDPDEVQVRATDLSKMSGRPVEPGLETFTFNARRGFTDDGEWTFVRKDGSRVPVQLAVTAMRDADQGIVGYISIAYDISERKRREEYAQHIAHHDFLTGLPMRSLLGDRLQMAMARGRRERSKVGVLMIDLDHFKRVNDSIGHHVGDKLLRIVADRLIGCVRASDTVARLGGDEFVVLVPDVREVASIVHVAKTLLERIAAPAVVGSHVLQVTPSIGISVYPTDGDTVDELIKHADTAMYWAKANGRSGYMLFTREMQRAASYKMELESDLRRALECQELQLHYQPKVSLETGRIIGMEALLRWTNAVHGAVSPAKIIPIAEECGLIQVIGAWVIRTACREARLLQVRLGQPLRVSVNVSPRQFLQNDLVDVIAAALADSGLAPEHLEVEITEGVLMENTALALERLAQIRALGVSIAIDDFGTGFSSLSYITRFQIDTLKIDRSFIANVTESANDAAVAQAIIALARSLKVKVVAEGVETTGQLAFLREHCCDVAHGDLFGAPVPPALFSVQGFHFAAACSAADFAETFGQLNQSSEDLVRAVVH; encoded by the coding sequence ATGGCACAGGTCTACGATCCCGACGAGGTGCAGGTCCGGGCAACCGACTTGAGCAAGATGAGCGGCCGGCCCGTCGAGCCGGGCCTGGAAACCTTCACCTTCAACGCGCGGCGGGGCTTCACCGACGACGGCGAATGGACCTTCGTGCGCAAGGACGGCTCCAGGGTTCCCGTGCAGTTGGCCGTCACGGCCATGCGCGACGCCGATCAGGGCATCGTCGGCTACATCAGCATCGCCTACGACATCAGCGAACGTAAGCGCCGCGAGGAATATGCCCAGCACATCGCCCACCACGATTTCCTGACCGGCCTGCCGATGCGCAGCCTGCTGGGCGATCGCCTGCAAATGGCGATGGCGCGGGGCCGCCGCGAGCGCAGCAAGGTGGGCGTCCTGATGATCGACCTCGATCATTTCAAGCGCGTCAACGACTCGATCGGCCACCATGTCGGCGACAAGCTGCTGCGCATCGTGGCCGACCGCCTGATCGGCTGTGTGCGCGCCAGCGACACGGTGGCGCGGCTGGGCGGCGACGAGTTCGTCGTTCTGGTCCCCGATGTGCGCGAGGTTGCCAGCATCGTGCATGTCGCCAAGACGCTGCTGGAACGGATCGCCGCGCCGGCCGTGGTCGGCAGCCATGTGCTGCAGGTGACGCCCAGCATCGGCATCTCGGTCTATCCGACCGACGGCGACACGGTGGACGAGCTGATCAAGCACGCCGACACCGCGATGTACTGGGCCAAGGCGAACGGGCGCAGCGGCTACATGCTGTTCACGCGCGAGATGCAACGCGCGGCCTCGTACAAGATGGAGCTGGAGAGCGATTTGCGCCGGGCGCTCGAGTGCCAGGAGCTTCAGTTGCACTACCAGCCGAAGGTCAGCCTGGAGACGGGCCGCATCATCGGCATGGAAGCCCTGCTGCGCTGGACCAATGCCGTCCACGGCGCGGTCTCGCCCGCAAAGATAATCCCGATCGCCGAGGAATGCGGCCTGATCCAGGTGATCGGTGCCTGGGTGATCCGGACGGCCTGCCGCGAAGCGCGCCTGCTGCAGGTGCGGCTGGGCCAGCCCTTGCGGGTGTCGGTCAACGTCTCGCCGCGCCAGTTCCTGCAAAACGACCTGGTCGATGTCATCGCGGCGGCGCTGGCGGACAGCGGGCTGGCGCCCGAGCACCTGGAGGTGGAGATCACGGAAGGCGTGTTGATGGAGAACACGGCGCTGGCGCTCGAGCGGCTGGCGCAGATTCGCGCGCTGGGCGTCAGCATCGCCATCGACGATTTCGGCACCGGTTTTTCCAGCCTGTCCTACATCACGCGCTTCCAGATCGACACCTTGAAGATCGACCGCAGCTTCATCGCCAATGTCACCGAAAGCGCCAATGATGCCGCGGTGGCGCAGGCCATCATCGCCCTGGCCCGCAGCCTGAAGGTGAAGGTCGTCGCCGAAGGCGTCGAGACCACCGGGCAACTGGCCTTCCTGCGCGAGCACTGCTGCGACGTCGCCCACGGCGACCTGTTCGGCGCGCCCGTGCCGCCGGCGCTGTTCAGCGTCCAGGGCTTCCATTTCGCCGCCGCCTGTTCGGCCGCGGATTTCGCCGAGACCTTCGGCCAGCTCAACCAGTCGAGCGAAGACCTGGTACGCGCCGTCGTTCACTGA
- a CDS encoding RbsD/FucU family protein — translation MLKGINPLIGPDLLGILRAMGHGDEIAIVDANYPADAHAHRLVRMDGHAAPVILDAVLSLMPLDAAVPQAAFRPCAFGERGRMEPVFAEFEAAIACHEPGFSLVPIEGEPFYDRIRAAYAVVASGERRLYGNVILRKGVIQPTEGAP, via the coding sequence ATGCTCAAGGGAATCAATCCGCTGATCGGCCCGGACCTGCTGGGCATCCTGCGCGCCATGGGCCACGGCGACGAGATCGCCATCGTCGACGCCAACTACCCCGCCGACGCCCATGCCCACCGCCTGGTCCGCATGGACGGCCATGCGGCACCGGTGATCCTGGATGCGGTACTGTCGCTCATGCCGCTGGACGCGGCGGTGCCGCAGGCGGCGTTCCGGCCCTGCGCCTTTGGCGAGCGCGGGCGGATGGAGCCCGTGTTCGCCGAGTTCGAGGCGGCGATCGCCTGCCACGAGCCGGGTTTCAGCCTGGTGCCGATCGAGGGCGAGCCGTTCTACGACCGCATCCGCGCCGCCTATGCGGTGGTTGCCAGCGGCGAGCGCCGGCTCTACGGCAACGTCATCCTGCGCAAGGGCGTGATCCAGCCAACCGAGGGCGCGCCATGA
- a CDS encoding PAS domain-containing protein — protein MRAAKRLLAAARVLLSAGNRRAAERKLRASEEWYRTLVASVADGIVSIDAKGIVETMNPAAEQMFGFAADEVLGRNVTMLMPERFRPVHDRHVRRFAAQRDPALIGLRREVVGWRRNGQEFPMMLALNVAPGRGDARFVALVTDMTAQKRARQDIAEAHRRLHSMIEAAPFAIITTDAAGIVDSVNPAAERLTLYPAATSWAGRWHRSTIPTRCRSGQPT, from the coding sequence ATGCGGGCGGCGAAGCGGCTTCTCGCCGCCGCGCGGGTCTTGCTGTCGGCCGGGAACCGGCGCGCGGCCGAGCGCAAGCTGCGGGCGTCCGAGGAATGGTATCGCACCCTGGTCGCGAGCGTCGCCGACGGCATCGTCAGCATCGACGCGAAGGGCATCGTCGAGACCATGAACCCGGCCGCGGAACAGATGTTCGGTTTTGCCGCCGACGAGGTTCTGGGCCGCAATGTCACCATGCTGATGCCCGAGCGCTTTCGCCCCGTCCACGACCGCCATGTGAGGCGGTTCGCCGCGCAACGGGATCCCGCGCTCATCGGCCTGCGCCGCGAGGTCGTCGGCTGGCGCCGCAACGGCCAGGAATTTCCCATGATGCTGGCCCTCAACGTGGCGCCGGGCCGGGGCGATGCGCGCTTCGTCGCGCTGGTCACGGACATGACCGCCCAGAAGCGGGCCCGGCAGGATATCGCCGAAGCGCACCGCCGGCTGCACTCGATGATCGAAGCCGCCCCCTTCGCCATCATCACGACCGATGCGGCGGGGATCGTGGACAGCGTCAATCCCGCGGCGGAACGCCTGACGTTGTACCCCGCGGCGACCTCATGGGCGGGCCGATGGCACAGGTCTACGATCCCGACGAGGTGCAGGTCCGGGCAACCGACTTGA
- a CDS encoding substrate-binding domain-containing protein, producing the protein MRQPFRLLATTVFTLGLCIPGAFAADKPIVGIITKTNTNPFFVKMREGAEAAASQLGMELRSFAGKLDGDNESQVAAVENLIAAGAKGILITPNDSRAIVPAIEKARAAGILVIALDTPLDPADAADATFATDNFLAGEMIGQWAAKALGDKAAGAKIALLDLNANQISVDVARDQGFLKGFGIDLADPGRIGDESDPRIVGHDVTLGNDEGGRKAMENLLQRDPEISVVYTINEPAAAGAYEALRSVGREKDVLIVSVDGGCPGVRNVQDGVIGATSMQFPLLMAAKGVEAVKKFADEGVKPQASQGLDFVNTGVELVTDKPVPGVPSIDAAAALKKCWG; encoded by the coding sequence ATGCGCCAGCCGTTCCGGCTTCTCGCCACAACCGTATTCACTTTGGGCCTGTGCATTCCCGGCGCTTTCGCGGCGGACAAGCCGATCGTGGGTATCATCACGAAGACCAACACCAACCCGTTCTTCGTCAAGATGCGGGAAGGCGCCGAAGCCGCCGCGTCGCAACTGGGCATGGAGCTGCGCTCCTTCGCCGGCAAGCTGGACGGCGACAATGAATCCCAGGTCGCGGCGGTGGAAAACCTGATCGCCGCGGGCGCCAAGGGCATCCTGATCACCCCCAACGATTCACGCGCCATCGTCCCGGCGATCGAGAAGGCGCGCGCCGCCGGCATCCTGGTGATCGCCCTCGATACGCCGCTGGACCCCGCCGATGCGGCGGATGCGACCTTCGCCACCGACAATTTCCTGGCCGGCGAGATGATCGGCCAATGGGCGGCAAAGGCCCTGGGCGACAAGGCGGCCGGCGCGAAAATTGCCCTGCTCGATCTCAATGCCAACCAGATCTCGGTCGACGTGGCGCGCGACCAGGGCTTTCTGAAGGGCTTCGGCATCGATCTCGCCGATCCCGGCCGGATCGGGGACGAGAGCGATCCCCGGATCGTCGGGCACGACGTGACGCTGGGCAACGACGAGGGCGGCCGCAAGGCCATGGAGAACCTGCTCCAGCGCGACCCCGAGATTTCGGTGGTCTACACCATCAACGAGCCGGCCGCCGCCGGCGCCTATGAAGCGCTGCGCTCGGTCGGGCGCGAGAAGGACGTCCTGATCGTCTCGGTCGACGGCGGCTGCCCCGGCGTGCGCAATGTCCAGGACGGCGTCATCGGCGCCACCTCGATGCAGTTTCCCCTGCTGATGGCGGCGAAGGGGGTCGAGGCGGTAAAGAAATTTGCCGACGAAGGGGTCAAGCCCCAGGCCTCCCAGGGGCTCGATTTCGTCAATACCGGGGTCGAGCTGGTCACCGACAAGCCGGTTCCCGGCGTTCCCTCGATCGACGCCGCCGCAGCCTTGAAGAAGTGCTGGGGCTGA
- a CDS encoding PfkB family carbohydrate kinase, with translation MPARAVVGGSPFNVAIGLARLGARPAFLGGISHDRFGVLLADTLQREGVDGRFLVRPNALSTISAIATGPDGQPSYSFHGEGAADRSIGPTDLPVALPDEIRALTFGSYTMVVEPVGSAFAALAAREAGRRVISVDPNLRPAVVGDMDRWALAGERFYRAATIVKASDEDIRIAWAGRLSIADAAAYWLDCGARLVVVTAGEQGATAFSAAGTVAVPGRCVRVRDTVGAGDTFHAALLAQLSTTGRLDPQAIGALDREAIGDLLAYATAAAAITCTRRGADLPTAAEVAANLEPHLVGALE, from the coding sequence ATGCCGGCGCGGGCCGTGGTCGGCGGCTCGCCGTTCAACGTGGCGATCGGGCTTGCTCGATTGGGCGCCCGGCCAGCGTTTCTGGGCGGCATTTCGCACGACCGGTTCGGTGTCCTGCTGGCCGACACGCTGCAGCGCGAGGGGGTCGATGGCCGCTTCCTGGTGCGTCCAAACGCGCTGTCGACGATTTCGGCCATCGCCACCGGCCCCGACGGCCAGCCCAGCTATTCGTTCCATGGCGAGGGGGCGGCCGACCGCTCGATCGGCCCGACCGACCTGCCGGTGGCCTTGCCGGACGAGATCAGGGCGCTGACCTTCGGCTCCTATACCATGGTGGTGGAGCCGGTGGGCTCGGCCTTCGCCGCCCTGGCCGCGCGCGAGGCGGGCCGGCGCGTGATCAGCGTCGACCCGAACCTGCGCCCCGCCGTGGTCGGCGACATGGACCGCTGGGCACTGGCGGGCGAGCGCTTCTACCGCGCCGCCACCATCGTCAAGGCCAGCGACGAGGACATCCGCATCGCCTGGGCCGGCCGGCTGAGCATTGCCGACGCGGCGGCCTATTGGCTGGACTGCGGTGCCCGCCTGGTCGTCGTCACCGCCGGCGAGCAGGGCGCCACGGCCTTTTCCGCCGCCGGAACAGTCGCCGTTCCAGGGCGTTGCGTCAGGGTACGCGATACCGTCGGTGCCGGCGACACCTTCCATGCGGCGCTGCTGGCGCAGTTGTCGACCACCGGCCGCCTCGACCCGCAGGCGATCGGCGCCCTGGACCGGGAGGCGATCGGCGATCTGCTGGCCTATGCCACCGCTGCCGCGGCGATCACCTGCACCCGGCGCGGGGCCGACCTGCCGACCGCGGCGGAAGTCGCGGCAAACCTCGAGCCTCACCTTGTCGGGGCGCTGGAATGA
- a CDS encoding ATP-binding cassette domain-containing protein: MTLDLKNSQPKVPVLEARGLVKRYGRVTALDGADFELFPGEILAVIGDNGAGKSSLIRALSGALVPDEGEIRLEGQPVCFRTPLDAQAAGIETVYQSLALAPSLSIADNMFLGREIRRPGVLGSMFRMLDRRAMQRIAREKLTELGLMTVQSINQCVETLSGGQRQGVAVARAAAFGSRVVIMDEPTAALGVKESRRVLELILDVRRRGLAIVLISHNMPHVFEIADRIHIHRLGRRLTVIDPKAYSMSDAVAFMTGAKTPADAIAA; encoded by the coding sequence ATGACCCTCGACCTGAAGAACAGCCAGCCCAAGGTGCCGGTTCTGGAAGCGCGCGGCCTGGTCAAACGCTACGGCCGCGTCACCGCCCTCGACGGGGCCGATTTCGAGCTCTTTCCCGGCGAGATCCTGGCCGTGATCGGCGACAACGGCGCCGGCAAGTCGTCGCTGATCCGCGCCCTCTCGGGCGCCCTGGTGCCGGACGAAGGCGAGATCCGCCTGGAAGGCCAGCCGGTCTGCTTCCGCACGCCGCTGGACGCCCAGGCGGCGGGGATCGAGACCGTCTACCAGTCGCTGGCCCTGGCCCCCAGCCTGTCGATTGCCGACAACATGTTCCTGGGCCGGGAAATCCGCCGCCCGGGCGTGCTCGGCTCGATGTTCCGCATGCTGGACCGCCGGGCGATGCAGCGCATCGCGCGCGAGAAGCTGACCGAACTGGGCCTGATGACGGTGCAGAGCATCAACCAGTGCGTCGAAACCCTCTCGGGCGGGCAGCGCCAGGGTGTCGCCGTGGCCCGCGCGGCGGCGTTCGGCTCGCGCGTGGTGATCATGGACGAGCCGACGGCGGCGCTGGGCGTCAAGGAATCGCGCCGGGTGCTGGAGCTGATCCTCGACGTGCGCCGGCGTGGCCTGGCCATCGTCCTGATCAGCCACAACATGCCCCATGTCTTCGAGATCGCCGACCGGATCCACATCCACCGGCTGGGCCGGCGCCTCACCGTCATCGATCCCAAGGCCTATTCGATGTCCGATGCCGTGGCCTTCATGACCGGGGCCAAGACGCCGGCCGACGCCATCGCGGCCTGA
- a CDS encoding ROK family transcriptional regulator, which translates to MEQVTPVQAVDEFVSPVTRGTNQLGVRLYNERLILSLIRRHRSLAKVEIARLTGLSVQTTTVIINHLEADGLLIPGERQRGRVGQPSVPYSLNPDGAFGIGIMIGRRSSDLVLMDLVAGIRTRRRVTYAYPVPGDLMAFAEREIPGLVAALEPTQRDRISGLGVAMPFELWNWENDLKTPPGALGEWRHFDAVGELARRFPGWPVRVCNDATSACAAELTFGQGAAYQNFAYFYVGAFIGGGIVLNGSLFPGRSGNAGALGSMPILRREAGGAATLQQLIRTASIYRLERRLIAAGKSGTAIWLSPDDWSSFEAPLEAWIAEAGEALAQACAAVLSVIDFDAIVIDGAFPVDVRRRLVARTRDCLARLDRQGLTEAAVVEGSIGRDARAIGGAALPLLAAFARDHDVLFKD; encoded by the coding sequence ATGGAGCAGGTCACGCCAGTTCAGGCTGTCGATGAATTCGTGTCGCCCGTCACCCGCGGCACCAACCAGCTTGGCGTGCGCCTCTACAACGAGCGGCTGATCCTGTCGCTGATCCGGCGCCATCGCAGCCTGGCCAAGGTGGAGATCGCCCGCCTCACCGGCCTTTCGGTCCAGACCACGACCGTCATCATCAACCACCTGGAAGCCGACGGCCTGCTGATCCCCGGCGAGCGGCAGCGCGGCCGGGTCGGCCAGCCTTCCGTGCCCTATTCGCTGAACCCCGACGGCGCCTTCGGGATCGGCATCATGATCGGGCGGCGCAGCAGCGACCTCGTCCTGATGGACCTGGTCGCCGGCATCCGCACAAGGCGCCGCGTAACCTATGCCTACCCGGTGCCGGGCGACCTCATGGCCTTTGCCGAGCGCGAGATCCCCGGGCTCGTGGCCGCCCTCGAACCGACGCAGCGTGACCGCATCAGTGGCCTTGGCGTCGCCATGCCCTTCGAGTTGTGGAACTGGGAAAACGACCTGAAAACGCCACCCGGCGCCTTGGGCGAATGGCGCCATTTCGACGCCGTCGGCGAACTTGCGCGCCGCTTTCCCGGCTGGCCGGTGCGGGTGTGCAACGATGCCACCTCGGCCTGCGCCGCCGAGCTTACCTTCGGCCAGGGTGCGGCCTATCAGAACTTCGCCTACTTCTATGTCGGCGCCTTCATCGGCGGCGGCATCGTGCTCAACGGCAGCCTGTTCCCGGGGCGCAGCGGCAATGCCGGGGCACTGGGATCCATGCCGATCCTGCGCCGGGAGGCGGGTGGCGCGGCGACCTTGCAACAATTGATCCGCACCGCCTCGATCTATCGCCTGGAACGCCGCCTGATCGCGGCGGGCAAGTCGGGCACCGCGATCTGGCTGTCGCCCGACGACTGGTCGAGTTTCGAGGCCCCGCTCGAGGCGTGGATCGCGGAAGCCGGCGAGGCGCTGGCCCAGGCCTGCGCGGCGGTCCTGTCGGTGATCGACTTCGACGCGATCGTCATCGACGGCGCCTTTCCCGTCGATGTCCGCCGCCGCCTGGTGGCGCGGACCCGGGACTGCCTGGCCCGCCTCGACCGGCAGGGATTGACCGAGGCGGCCGTGGTGGAGGGCAGCATCGGCCGCGACGCCCGGGCGATCGGCGGTGCCGCCCTGCCGCTGCTGGCCGCCTTCGCCCGCGACCACGACGTTCTGTTCAAGGATTGA
- a CDS encoding ABC transporter permease, with amino-acid sequence MADIGSGDRPGMQAFEAVLEKRDTSVADFDVRAKTPLQRLQHFLHANPTAVPAIVLLLGILAFSLIAGGRFLSAFNLSLVLQQVTIICVIGVAQTLIVITAGIDLSVGAIMVLCSVVMGKLAVMAGVPAPLAFAAGVAVGGACGALNGALVTRLKLPPFIVTLGTWSIFFALNLWYSASETIRSQDVGKEAPFLQWLGTSVDAFGARLTAGSFFMLVLVAAVWFVLNRTAFGRHLYAVGDDPDAARLAGIRTGRVLFLVYVAAGVICALGAWTLIGRIGSISPQAGQTANLDSVVAVVIGGASLFGGRGSIIGTLFGALIVGVFRNGLALSGVEALWQEFTVGCLIIVAVALDQWIRKVSA; translated from the coding sequence ATGGCGGACATAGGCAGCGGCGACCGTCCCGGCATGCAGGCCTTCGAGGCCGTGCTGGAAAAGCGGGACACCAGCGTCGCCGATTTCGACGTCCGGGCGAAAACCCCGTTGCAAAGGCTCCAGCACTTCCTGCATGCCAACCCGACGGCGGTGCCCGCCATCGTCCTGCTGCTGGGCATCCTCGCCTTCAGCCTGATCGCCGGCGGGCGCTTCCTGTCCGCCTTCAACCTGTCCCTGGTCCTGCAACAGGTGACGATCATCTGCGTCATCGGGGTGGCGCAGACCCTGATCGTGATCACCGCGGGCATCGACCTGTCGGTCGGCGCGATCATGGTGCTGTGCTCGGTGGTGATGGGCAAGCTGGCGGTCATGGCCGGGGTGCCGGCACCGCTCGCCTTCGCCGCCGGGGTGGCTGTGGGCGGTGCCTGCGGCGCCCTGAACGGCGCCCTGGTGACCCGGCTGAAACTGCCGCCCTTCATTGTAACCCTGGGCACCTGGTCGATCTTCTTCGCCCTCAATCTGTGGTACTCCGCCTCCGAAACCATCCGCTCGCAGGATGTCGGCAAGGAGGCGCCGTTCCTGCAATGGCTGGGCACTTCGGTCGACGCCTTCGGCGCCCGCCTGACCGCCGGCTCGTTCTTCATGCTGGTGCTGGTGGCGGCGGTCTGGTTCGTGCTGAACCGCACGGCCTTCGGGCGCCATCTCTATGCCGTCGGCGACGACCCCGACGCGGCCCGGCTGGCCGGCATCCGCACCGGCCGTGTCCTGTTCTTGGTCTATGTCGCGGCGGGGGTCATCTGCGCCCTGGGGGCCTGGACCCTGATCGGCCGCATCGGCTCGATCAGCCCGCAGGCCGGGCAGACCGCCAACCTCGACAGTGTCGTGGCGGTCGTCATCGGCGGCGCCAGCCTGTTCGGCGGGCGCGGCTCGATCATCGGCACGCTGTTCGGCGCCCTCATCGTCGGGGTGTTCCGCAACGGCCTCGCCCTCTCCGGCGTCGAAGCCCTGTGGCAGGAGTTCACCGTCGGCTGCCTGATCATCGTCGCAGTCGCCCTCGACCAGTGGATCCGAAAGGTGTCGGCATGA